The proteins below are encoded in one region of Sphingobacterium sp. R2:
- a CDS encoding exo-alpha-sialidase gives MSIKSVLVSLSLASVMHQAIAQQDTVKYIGKTLSNVDYHHGQLAPAVGTHNIQVFRANREFPELAGGHNFTYNHQPFLAYWNNTYYLQFLSNPVGEHIAEGKTLLLTSKDGRNWSNPTDLFPTYLVPEGFTKPGRTDKAGRNLYAIMHQRMGFYHAKNDKLLTLGYYGVALDAKDDPNDGNGLGRVVREIYNDGSFGPIYFIHFNASFDEKGAKYPFYKKSKDKAFVQACDELLGTPLMMQQWVEESDRNDPLIPLQRPVKAFSFYHLNDGRVVGLWKHALTSMSKDNGKTWQYSPLRAPGFVNSNAKIWGQKTLDGRYAIVYNPSEFRWPLAVSTSNDGLNYTDLLLVTGEITTMRYGGNYKSYGPQYVRGIVEGNGVVPDNNMWLTYSMNKEDIWTAVVPVPIKSTVEEAVNDNFAKNAGQAYNNWNIYSPLWASAKVEGTALVLRDKDPFDYAKADRVIQSAQKGSIEFTVTPQQNHHGSLQIELVNDSGLAAARIIMDKDGMIKNKAGYRNASLTKYEAGKTYHFALTFDVSTRSYQVAINGEDKGTKLFFQPVSNVSKVSFRTGDVRRFPNADTETDQDFDVENAGDSVKEAIYQITSLKAEKVK, from the coding sequence ATGAGTATAAAATCAGTATTAGTGAGTCTATCGCTGGCGTCTGTCATGCACCAGGCGATAGCGCAACAAGATACGGTAAAGTATATAGGAAAGACATTATCCAATGTAGATTATCACCACGGACAGCTGGCACCTGCAGTGGGTACGCACAATATCCAGGTGTTTCGAGCAAATAGGGAATTCCCGGAATTAGCAGGCGGACACAACTTTACGTATAACCACCAGCCTTTTTTAGCGTATTGGAACAATACTTATTACCTACAGTTTCTCAGCAATCCTGTGGGGGAGCATATCGCGGAAGGAAAAACCTTGCTGCTGACGTCAAAAGATGGTCGCAATTGGTCTAATCCGACAGATTTATTCCCTACTTATCTGGTTCCAGAAGGCTTTACCAAGCCGGGACGAACGGATAAGGCCGGGAGAAATTTATATGCAATCATGCACCAGCGTATGGGTTTTTATCATGCAAAGAATGATAAATTGCTGACGCTTGGTTATTACGGTGTAGCCCTGGATGCCAAGGACGATCCAAATGATGGAAATGGTCTCGGACGTGTCGTGCGGGAGATCTACAACGATGGTAGCTTTGGGCCAATCTATTTTATTCACTTCAATGCTTCTTTCGATGAGAAGGGGGCCAAATATCCTTTTTATAAAAAGAGCAAAGATAAGGCCTTTGTACAAGCTTGTGACGAATTGCTGGGCACGCCACTCATGATGCAACAATGGGTCGAGGAGTCGGACCGAAACGATCCATTAATTCCCTTGCAACGTCCGGTAAAAGCTTTTTCCTTCTATCACCTAAATGATGGAAGGGTCGTCGGTTTATGGAAACATGCATTGACATCAATGAGTAAGGATAATGGAAAGACCTGGCAATATTCGCCTTTGCGTGCGCCTGGATTTGTGAATAGCAATGCGAAAATCTGGGGACAGAAAACTTTGGATGGACGTTACGCAATAGTGTATAACCCATCGGAATTCAGGTGGCCACTAGCCGTCTCAACCAGCAATGATGGATTGAATTATACCGATTTGTTATTGGTGACCGGTGAGATCACCACGATGCGTTATGGCGGGAACTATAAGTCGTATGGACCGCAATATGTTCGTGGTATCGTCGAAGGTAATGGCGTGGTTCCCGATAACAATATGTGGTTGACGTACAGTATGAACAAAGAAGATATTTGGACTGCAGTTGTACCTGTTCCGATCAAGTCTACTGTAGAAGAGGCCGTGAATGATAATTTCGCAAAAAATGCAGGACAAGCCTATAACAACTGGAATATTTATAGTCCGCTGTGGGCAAGTGCCAAGGTTGAAGGTACAGCGTTGGTTTTGCGAGATAAAGATCCTTTCGACTATGCGAAGGCAGATCGCGTCATTCAATCGGCTCAGAAAGGCAGCATTGAATTTACGGTGACCCCACAGCAAAATCATCATGGTTCTTTACAGATTGAATTGGTGAATGATAGTGGCTTAGCAGCTGCGAGAATTATCATGGACAAAGACGGCATGATCAAAAATAAAGCCGGGTACCGAAATGCCTCGTTGACGAAATATGAGGCGGGAAAAACGTATCACTTTGCATTGACTTTCGATGTGAGCACCCGCTCTTATCAAGTTGCTATCAATGGCGAGGACAAGGGTACGAAGCTATTTTTCCAACCTGTAAGCAACGTGAGCAAGGTGTCGTTCCGTACGGGGGATGTCAGAAGGTTTCCCAATGCGGATACGGAAACAGACCAAGATTTTGATGTTGAAAATGCAGGTGATTCGGTAAAAGAAGCCATTTATCAGATTACTTCGCTGAAAGCGGAAAAAGTAAAATAA
- a CDS encoding sialate O-acetylesterase encodes MRGFIVHIVLLAASFSAKANVILPNIFANHMVLQRNQPVAIFGSASPGEQVSVAFQNQLKRTEADQNGRWKVELKAMSANAVGQTLTIRGNNTIELKDVLVGEVWLCSGQSNMEYQMRKIEKVKAPLRGTYFPKNEVSEANNPNIRIFLVRRKFLAKPDGQYQGWAVARDSALRQFSAPAYFFGKTLQQELGVPVGIISSAVSGSRIEPWFSEEYWASSPYLKDKNKEGDPGKFFHTMIAPLAPYTIKGFVWYQGESNTFLKENISYSYKMKALIENWRTLWENPKLPFYFTEIAPFYYSLDEKGHVRMPRTVLPEFREAQDLVLQLPHTARIITTDLVDDPHDLHPSYKWEIGRRHALKALKYTYHSNIVADGPELAAVKYQGKLARVKLKHAKGLKAIDGNPLTSFEVAGEDGIFYPAKATINGHTVVLESDQVQKVLQVRFGWDEAAQPNLVNAADLPAAPFRTNNPLQHIKLK; translated from the coding sequence ATGAGAGGGTTTATTGTACATATTGTTTTATTGGCGGCCAGTTTTTCGGCAAAGGCAAATGTTATATTGCCCAATATTTTTGCCAATCACATGGTTTTGCAACGCAACCAACCGGTAGCCATTTTTGGTTCAGCGAGCCCTGGCGAGCAGGTAAGCGTAGCTTTTCAAAACCAGTTGAAGAGGACAGAAGCCGATCAAAATGGTCGTTGGAAAGTTGAACTAAAAGCCATGTCGGCTAATGCGGTTGGACAGACGTTGACCATCAGGGGAAACAATACGATCGAGCTTAAAGATGTTTTGGTCGGTGAAGTATGGTTGTGCTCGGGCCAATCGAATATGGAATACCAAATGCGTAAAATTGAGAAAGTTAAAGCTCCGTTGAGAGGTACCTATTTCCCTAAAAATGAAGTTTCCGAAGCAAACAATCCCAATATCCGAATTTTTTTAGTACGCCGAAAATTTCTGGCCAAACCGGATGGCCAATATCAGGGCTGGGCTGTCGCACGGGATTCGGCACTGCGTCAATTTTCTGCACCGGCCTATTTCTTCGGGAAAACGCTACAGCAAGAATTAGGTGTTCCTGTAGGCATTATTTCATCAGCTGTGAGCGGCAGCAGAATCGAGCCCTGGTTCTCCGAAGAATATTGGGCAAGTTCACCTTATCTGAAAGATAAAAACAAAGAAGGCGATCCCGGTAAATTCTTTCACACGATGATTGCACCATTAGCGCCTTATACCATAAAAGGATTTGTTTGGTACCAGGGTGAATCCAATACCTTTCTAAAAGAGAATATTAGTTATAGTTATAAAATGAAGGCGCTGATCGAAAATTGGCGAACTCTTTGGGAGAACCCCAAATTACCGTTTTATTTTACCGAGATCGCACCTTTTTATTATTCTCTGGACGAAAAAGGCCATGTCCGTATGCCGAGAACAGTGTTGCCAGAATTTCGGGAAGCCCAAGATCTGGTTTTACAATTGCCGCATACAGCACGTATCATTACGACAGATTTGGTCGATGATCCACACGATCTCCATCCAAGTTATAAATGGGAAATCGGCCGTCGTCATGCCCTTAAGGCTTTAAAATACACCTATCATAGCAATATTGTAGCCGATGGCCCTGAACTAGCGGCCGTAAAATATCAAGGCAAACTAGCAAGGGTAAAATTGAAACATGCGAAAGGCTTAAAGGCCATTGATGGTAACCCCTTAACATCATTTGAAGTTGCGGGTGAGGATGGCATCTTTTATCCAGCAAAGGCTACTATCAACGGACATACAGTCGTACTTGAAAGTGACCAGGTACAAAAAGTCCTTCAGGTCCGGTTTGGATGGGACGAAGCAGCGCAACCAAACTTGGTCAATGCCGCTGACCTGCCGGCTGCACCTTTTAGAACAAATAATCCATTACAACACATTAAATTAAAATAG
- a CDS encoding polysaccharide lyase, with protein sequence MKSLFNRNTVLLLGLISPIATLAQYPVIPDSLKKMAAERENEENIRLEKVWAEAQQVIKKEGKPYIPWAAKPEDLPQSKIKAFPGAEGGGAFTAGGRGGKVFVVTSLADSGPGTLREACEAGGARIVVFNVAGIIQLEKPIVVKAPYITIAGQTAPGDGVCVAGESFLIDTHDVILRFLRLRRGQTDVTRRDDAVGGNVVGNIMIDHVSASWGLDENMSIYRHVYDREGKNLKLPTVNITIQNSIFSEALDAYNHAFGSTIGGLNSTFMRNLWASNISRNPSIGMYGDFGFVNNVIWNWWNRSADGGDNRSLFNFINNYYKPGPITPKDKPIAYRILKPESGRDKAFKDQYGKVYAHGNVVEGFPEVTKNNWAGGIQIEDLPNVGDREKEIRVDKAFPMAPVTTLSAQDAYNYVLENVGAFLPKQDAVDQRIIRQVSENKVYYDTTKAQHGFVSAYVKRRLPEDSYKQGIISHIAQVGGYPAYQGVPYQDSDNDGIPDNVEKSMGLNPNDPSDSRKIAKNGYANIENYLNGVVALDAVVPKK encoded by the coding sequence ATGAAATCATTATTTAATCGGAATACCGTGTTACTATTGGGCCTAATAAGCCCAATAGCTACATTGGCGCAATATCCAGTTATTCCAGATTCGCTAAAGAAAATGGCTGCTGAGCGGGAAAATGAGGAAAATATACGTTTAGAGAAAGTTTGGGCGGAAGCACAGCAAGTTATTAAGAAAGAAGGTAAACCCTATATTCCTTGGGCTGCTAAACCTGAAGATCTACCGCAGTCAAAAATAAAAGCTTTCCCCGGTGCTGAAGGCGGCGGTGCTTTTACTGCTGGAGGGCGAGGCGGAAAAGTTTTTGTGGTCACAAGTTTAGCTGATAGCGGTCCAGGTACACTGAGAGAGGCCTGTGAGGCCGGTGGCGCACGCATTGTCGTATTTAATGTTGCCGGAATTATTCAACTCGAGAAACCGATTGTCGTTAAGGCTCCCTATATCACGATTGCTGGACAAACAGCCCCTGGCGATGGGGTATGTGTGGCCGGAGAATCTTTTCTAATTGATACGCATGATGTTATCCTGCGGTTTTTGCGTTTACGTCGTGGGCAAACCGATGTAACACGCCGTGACGATGCTGTAGGAGGAAATGTAGTCGGCAATATTATGATTGACCATGTATCTGCAAGCTGGGGCTTGGATGAAAATATGTCGATCTATCGGCATGTATACGACCGGGAAGGTAAGAACCTCAAATTACCTACCGTCAATATTACGATACAAAATTCTATTTTTTCTGAAGCACTGGATGCGTACAACCACGCTTTCGGAAGTACAATAGGTGGTCTAAACAGTACCTTTATGCGTAACCTATGGGCATCAAATATCAGTCGGAATCCTTCCATAGGAATGTATGGTGACTTTGGATTTGTTAATAATGTTATTTGGAACTGGTGGAATAGAAGTGCTGATGGTGGTGATAACAGGTCGTTATTTAATTTTATCAATAATTACTATAAACCTGGCCCCATTACACCAAAAGATAAGCCGATTGCGTATCGTATCTTAAAGCCAGAATCTGGAAGAGACAAAGCCTTTAAAGATCAGTATGGGAAAGTATATGCGCATGGAAATGTGGTAGAAGGTTTCCCAGAGGTCACTAAAAATAACTGGGCCGGAGGCATCCAGATTGAAGATCTACCGAATGTTGGTGATCGTGAAAAAGAAATCCGTGTGGATAAGGCGTTTCCAATGGCTCCTGTTACCACACTATCTGCTCAGGATGCTTACAACTATGTTCTTGAAAATGTAGGTGCATTTCTACCAAAACAGGACGCTGTTGATCAACGGATTATTAGGCAAGTGTCAGAGAATAAAGTGTATTATGATACAACAAAAGCCCAACATGGATTTGTGTCTGCATATGTTAAACGACGCCTTCCAGAAGACTCGTACAAACAAGGCATTATATCCCATATCGCACAAGTGGGTGGCTATCCGGCATATCAGGGGGTGCCTTACCAAGATTCGGACAACGATGGCATTCCAGATAATGTAGAAAAAAGTATGGGGTTGAATCCAAATGATCCAAGTGATTCAAGAAAAATAGCTAAAAATGGCTATGCCAATATTGAGAATTATTTAAATGGGGTTGTTGCACTAGATGCAGTCGTGCCCAAAAAGTAA
- a CDS encoding glycoside hydrolase family 43 protein, with protein sequence MRNLVKLLILFSVTSLLGSCQRDVYLFTSFREPANEGLRYLYSNDGYHWNTINGVYLKPELGKQKIMRDPSMIRDKKGIYHLVWTIGWQGNEGIGYACSKDLIHWENQQIVPVMQQEATTVNVWAPELFYDDVEDRFIIIWASTIPYRFAKGVEEEKNNHRMYYTTTKDFKSFTETKLFSDPGFSIIDAVIVKKGQKDYVLVLKDNTRPNRNLKVAFAKNPLGPFKQISEPFSPYLSEGPAVFKVKDEWLIYFDSYGTKSYEAVSTKDFKVFEKINDKISVPEGHKHGTIFKASNKDLKNLLREEAKKK encoded by the coding sequence ATGAGGAATTTGGTCAAATTGTTGATTTTATTTAGTGTGACATCGCTCTTGGGTTCCTGTCAGCGGGATGTTTACCTATTTACCTCGTTCCGCGAACCGGCCAATGAAGGTTTGCGCTATCTGTATAGCAATGATGGATACCATTGGAATACGATTAACGGGGTGTACTTAAAGCCGGAATTAGGAAAACAGAAAATCATGCGCGATCCGTCGATGATCCGGGATAAAAAAGGAATTTATCATCTGGTATGGACTATTGGCTGGCAGGGAAATGAGGGTATTGGTTATGCCTGTTCAAAAGATTTGATCCATTGGGAAAATCAACAGATCGTTCCAGTAATGCAACAAGAAGCAACCACCGTCAATGTTTGGGCGCCAGAGCTATTTTATGATGATGTAGAAGACCGGTTTATTATTATTTGGGCTTCCACCATTCCTTATCGCTTCGCAAAAGGCGTAGAAGAAGAGAAAAACAATCACCGCATGTACTATACGACAACGAAGGATTTTAAATCCTTCACGGAGACGAAATTATTCAGCGATCCGGGCTTTAGTATCATTGATGCGGTCATTGTCAAAAAAGGGCAAAAGGATTATGTACTGGTATTAAAAGATAATACACGGCCCAACCGGAATCTAAAGGTGGCCTTTGCGAAAAATCCGTTGGGGCCATTTAAGCAGATCTCTGAGCCTTTCTCCCCGTATTTAAGTGAGGGCCCTGCGGTGTTTAAAGTCAAGGATGAGTGGTTGATCTATTTCGACTCTTATGGTACTAAAAGCTATGAGGCTGTGTCTACCAAAGATTTTAAGGTCTTCGAAAAAATCAACGACAAGATTTCCGTTCCAGAAGGGCATAAACATGGAACGATCTTCAAAGCGTCCAATAAAGATTTAAAAAATTTGCTTCGGGAGGAAGCCAAAAAGAAATAG
- a CDS encoding DUF6298 domain-containing protein, translated as MRKRMLFFSCLGLYAFICTAHAQQMKAYTPLVWDESKFVYHADSLGNQIPDFSYAGYKGGNEAIPTAQIAVVVPVKTGDATQRIQAAIDYVASLPLGKDGLRGAVLLQAGTYAVSGSLKLSASGVILRGSGFTKNGTAIVGEGTTRETLIRILGKDDITFAKKTNVTSSYVPVNARVLDIDHAASYKAGDKIRITRPSTQDWINQLGTDHFGGGITSLGWKPGQRDVTWDRTIVAVKGNRIEIDAPITTALDRRYGQATVEQYTWKGRIENVGIENIALRSSFDANNPKDEDHRWMAITIENAENVWVRRMEFRHFAGSAVYALASTKKLTVEDCISRDPVSEIGGQRRYTFFTKGQQTLFQRLYSEHGYHDFAVGYLAAGPNAFVQCQAVEPFSFSGSVDSWASGILFDNADIDAQALSYKNRGQDGQGAGWSAANSVFWQSTAGLVECYQPPTAQNWAFGIWSQFQGNGYWEQSNEYIKPKSLYYAQLRERIGLAADEREVLLPVLTEASSSPPASVAMELTRQSENPMAKLVDFIAEAGDRYPLNTTANVKTIDQIGYKETTPAKKQADMRVENGWLVRGDEILVGAKSDVPWWSGSARPHGAEKAKPHITRYVPGEVGAGLTDDLEEMTDSLKKDNIIAIDHNYGLWYDRRRDDHERIRRINGEVWPPFYELPFARSGQGLAYDGLSKYDLTKYNKFYWGRLKQYADLADQKGLVLIHQNYFQHNIIEAGAHYTDFPWRTANNINNVGFPEPVPYAGNKRIFMAEQFYDISNPVRRALHRAYIRQCLNNFKDNSGVIQMISAEYTGPLHFVQFWIDVIKEWKAETGKNPIIGLSATKDVQDAILADTERSKEIQVIDIRYWHYQADGKTYAPQGGQNLAPRQHARLLKPKKTSMEAVYKAVSEYRTRYPDKAVLYFADNYPTMAWASFMAGGSMANLPKIGNNDFFRAASAMKTVQVNKGMWLLKSAQGLIIYSEQAISEDIDLSDYKGRFEMTHINPKNGAITKIEQINLGKHMNLSNYTKGSEIIWLNKK; from the coding sequence ATGAGAAAAAGAATGCTGTTCTTTTCTTGTCTCGGACTATATGCCTTTATCTGTACTGCACATGCACAACAAATGAAGGCATATACTCCTTTGGTATGGGATGAGTCAAAGTTCGTTTACCATGCAGATTCGCTTGGAAACCAAATTCCTGACTTTTCCTATGCAGGATACAAAGGGGGGAACGAAGCTATTCCTACAGCGCAGATTGCTGTTGTCGTTCCTGTAAAAACAGGAGATGCGACACAACGTATACAAGCTGCTATCGACTATGTCGCATCCTTGCCTTTAGGTAAAGATGGGCTGCGCGGTGCAGTTCTCTTACAAGCCGGAACTTATGCTGTTTCCGGTTCCCTTAAATTAAGTGCCTCAGGTGTAATTCTGCGTGGCAGCGGCTTCACAAAAAATGGAACCGCCATCGTTGGTGAGGGGACAACAAGAGAAACACTCATCCGTATTCTTGGAAAAGACGATATCACATTTGCAAAAAAGACAAACGTAACAAGTTCTTATGTCCCTGTCAACGCGCGGGTATTGGATATTGATCATGCAGCTTCCTATAAAGCTGGAGATAAAATTAGGATTACAAGACCTTCTACCCAAGACTGGATTAATCAGCTTGGTACCGATCATTTTGGTGGTGGCATTACCTCCTTAGGCTGGAAGCCCGGGCAACGCGATGTTACCTGGGATAGAACGATTGTTGCTGTAAAAGGTAATCGTATCGAGATCGATGCGCCAATCACAACAGCATTGGATAGACGTTATGGCCAAGCTACAGTTGAACAATATACTTGGAAAGGAAGAATCGAAAATGTAGGTATAGAAAACATTGCACTTAGATCTTCCTTCGATGCGAATAACCCAAAAGACGAAGACCATCGCTGGATGGCAATTACGATTGAAAATGCAGAAAACGTTTGGGTTCGTCGCATGGAGTTCCGGCATTTTGCAGGATCAGCTGTTTACGCTTTGGCAAGCACGAAGAAATTAACCGTTGAAGATTGTATTTCCCGGGATCCGGTTTCGGAAATTGGTGGGCAAAGAAGATATACTTTTTTTACAAAGGGTCAGCAGACTTTGTTTCAACGGCTCTATTCCGAACATGGATATCACGATTTCGCGGTAGGCTACCTGGCAGCAGGTCCAAATGCTTTTGTCCAATGTCAGGCAGTAGAGCCATTCAGTTTTAGTGGCAGTGTTGACAGTTGGGCGTCCGGAATTCTATTTGATAACGCGGATATAGATGCACAGGCCCTTAGTTACAAAAACCGAGGTCAAGATGGTCAGGGAGCTGGATGGTCGGCAGCAAATTCTGTATTTTGGCAGTCGACAGCTGGACTTGTGGAATGTTACCAACCGCCGACGGCGCAAAACTGGGCTTTTGGGATTTGGTCTCAATTTCAGGGAAATGGCTACTGGGAGCAATCGAATGAATATATCAAGCCCAAAAGCTTGTATTATGCACAGTTACGGGAAAGGATTGGCCTAGCGGCTGATGAACGCGAAGTACTGTTGCCAGTGCTGACCGAAGCATCCAGTAGCCCTCCTGCCAGTGTTGCCATGGAGCTGACACGTCAGTCTGAAAACCCAATGGCAAAACTGGTTGACTTTATTGCAGAAGCCGGTGATCGTTATCCCTTAAATACGACCGCAAATGTAAAAACCATCGATCAGATCGGCTATAAAGAGACTACTCCAGCAAAAAAACAAGCCGATATGCGTGTCGAAAACGGTTGGTTGGTACGCGGTGATGAAATACTCGTAGGAGCCAAATCGGATGTTCCCTGGTGGAGTGGCAGCGCTCGACCGCATGGTGCTGAAAAAGCTAAACCACATATCACGCGCTATGTGCCTGGAGAGGTTGGCGCGGGGTTGACGGACGATCTTGAAGAGATGACGGATTCATTAAAAAAAGATAATATTATCGCCATTGATCACAATTACGGACTTTGGTACGATCGGAGACGTGACGATCACGAACGTATTCGTCGGATCAATGGGGAAGTGTGGCCGCCGTTTTATGAACTGCCCTTTGCGCGTAGTGGCCAAGGGCTAGCCTATGACGGCCTGTCTAAGTATGATTTGACCAAGTACAACAAATTTTACTGGGGACGCCTGAAACAATATGCAGATCTAGCCGACCAAAAAGGTTTAGTCTTGATTCACCAAAATTATTTCCAGCATAATATTATCGAAGCCGGTGCGCACTATACTGACTTTCCATGGCGGACCGCCAATAATATTAACAATGTTGGATTTCCAGAGCCTGTTCCTTATGCCGGAAACAAACGTATTTTTATGGCCGAACAGTTCTATGATATCAGTAATCCTGTTCGTCGGGCATTACACCGCGCGTACATCCGTCAATGTTTAAATAACTTTAAAGACAACTCGGGCGTTATTCAGATGATCAGTGCCGAATATACTGGACCCTTGCATTTCGTTCAGTTTTGGATCGATGTGATCAAAGAATGGAAGGCTGAGACGGGAAAAAATCCAATTATTGGTTTGAGCGCGACGAAAGACGTACAGGATGCTATTTTGGCCGATACCGAACGGTCCAAAGAAATTCAGGTCATTGACATCCGCTACTGGCACTACCAAGCCGATGGAAAGACCTATGCTCCCCAAGGTGGGCAAAATCTGGCGCCACGTCAGCATGCACGCTTGTTGAAACCAAAGAAAACATCGATGGAGGCTGTTTATAAGGCCGTATCCGAATACCGTACAAGATATCCAGATAAAGCCGTGTTATACTTTGCGGACAATTACCCAACGATGGCCTGGGCCTCCTTTATGGCTGGTGGTTCTATGGCAAACTTACCTAAGATAGGAAACAACGATTTCTTCCGTGCAGCATCAGCGATGAAAACTGTACAAGTCAACAAAGGTATGTGGCTATTAAAGAGCGCACAAGGATTGATTATTTATAGCGAGCAAGCTATAAGTGAAGACATTGACTTATCTGATTATAAAGGACGTTTTGAAATGACACATATTAATCCGAAAAACGGAGCGATTACCAAAATCGAGCAGATCAATTTAGGCAAGCACATGAATTTGAGCAATTATACAAAAGGTTCAGAAATTATCTGGTTAAACAAGAAATAA
- a CDS encoding glycoside hydrolase family 140 protein, translating into MSIRKKLILITVAGALFSCASNKETKRLSLLKISENGRYMMTEDGRPFFWLGDTGWLLFNKLNRSEADQYLEDRKQKGFNVIQAMVLHTVPSVNSYGDSSVVNKDISRPLVTEGNNPDNATAYDYWDHVDYIIDKAAEKGLYVALVPVWGSPVKDGKVSAEQAEKYATFLAERWKDRPNIIWLNGGDIKGSDKMEVWEKIGQTIKSIDHNHLMTFHPRGRTASSDWFHNRPWLDFNMVQSGHRTYAQDTSANEQKHYGEDNWKFMAADWDMKPFKPTIDGEPSYEGIPQGLHDITQPRWGDADVRRYGYWSVFAGAFGYTYGQNSVMQMHGKQDSTSAYGSDEVWSLAINAPGAAQMKYLKELMLSRDNYFDRVPDQSLIADNGEKYNRLLATRTSGYAFIYNYNGREMKINMGKINGDKVKASWFDPRNGSTKVIGEFENKGVQTFVPEGGQKDGNDWVLILDSI; encoded by the coding sequence ATGTCTATTCGTAAGAAACTTATACTAATTACAGTTGCAGGAGCACTCTTTTCGTGCGCATCCAATAAAGAGACCAAGCGCCTATCCCTATTGAAGATCTCGGAAAATGGCCGATATATGATGACCGAGGATGGGCGTCCTTTCTTTTGGTTAGGTGATACAGGTTGGTTATTGTTTAATAAACTCAACCGATCCGAAGCTGATCAATACCTGGAAGATCGAAAACAAAAAGGTTTCAATGTCATCCAGGCCATGGTCTTGCATACGGTTCCTTCTGTAAATAGTTATGGTGATTCTTCGGTTGTCAACAAAGATATTTCCAGACCGCTAGTGACCGAAGGGAACAATCCGGATAATGCAACAGCGTATGATTATTGGGATCATGTCGATTACATTATTGATAAGGCAGCTGAAAAGGGACTCTACGTTGCTTTGGTCCCGGTTTGGGGATCTCCGGTGAAGGATGGAAAAGTATCAGCTGAGCAAGCAGAAAAATATGCCACGTTTCTTGCGGAAAGGTGGAAAGACCGTCCGAATATCATTTGGCTGAATGGGGGTGATATCAAGGGATCTGATAAGATGGAAGTGTGGGAGAAAATCGGCCAAACAATAAAATCCATCGATCATAACCATTTAATGACTTTTCATCCTAGAGGACGAACGGCTTCTTCGGATTGGTTTCATAATAGACCTTGGCTGGATTTCAACATGGTACAATCGGGACACCGTACTTATGCTCAGGACACTTCCGCGAATGAACAGAAACATTATGGTGAGGATAACTGGAAGTTTATGGCGGCCGACTGGGATATGAAGCCCTTCAAGCCAACGATCGACGGCGAACCCTCTTATGAAGGCATCCCACAGGGATTACACGACATTACTCAGCCACGCTGGGGCGATGCCGACGTAAGACGATACGGATACTGGTCTGTATTTGCTGGGGCATTTGGGTATACCTACGGACAGAACTCGGTCATGCAGATGCATGGAAAGCAAGACTCCACTTCGGCCTATGGTTCGGATGAAGTATGGAGCTTGGCAATCAATGCACCTGGTGCTGCTCAGATGAAGTACTTAAAAGAACTTATGCTTTCCAGAGACAATTACTTTGATCGTGTTCCAGATCAGTCTTTAATTGCGGATAATGGCGAGAAATACAACCGCTTACTCGCAACAAGAACATCGGGCTATGCATTTATCTACAATTACAATGGTAGGGAAATGAAAATTAATATGGGAAAAATCAATGGGGATAAAGTAAAAGCTTCCTGGTTTGACCCTCGGAATGGATCAACCAAGGTAATCGGGGAATTTGAAAACAAGGGTGTACAAACTTTTGTGCCTGAGGGAGGACAAAAGGACGGAAACGACTGGGTATTAATCTTAGATAGCATTTAA